From the Diospyros lotus cultivar Yz01 chromosome 13, ASM1463336v1, whole genome shotgun sequence genome, one window contains:
- the LOC127788906 gene encoding putative E3 ubiquitin-protein ligase XBAT31, whose protein sequence is MGQGLSCRESREHGLFSAIQNGELETVTAMVDEEPSVLELATVRGRLSPLHVAAANGQILVLSMLLDRCLNPDVLNLRKQTPLMLAAMHGKVSCVERLIQAGANILTFDSLHGRTCLHYAAFYGHPDCLQVILFSCLFNSVAHSWGFTRFVNIRDKNGATPLHLAARQGRRECVRILLENGALVCASTGGYGYAGNAPLHLAARRGSLDCVRELLAWGADRLQRDSSGRTPYMVALNHKHGACAALLNPSAPAPLIWPAALKFITELNQEAKALLERALVETNKEREKAILKETAYSPPSPLHSEAGVGDDISEGSEGEFCCICFDQHCTIKIQTCGHQMCANCTIALCCHKQPDPFTPIAKAPVCPFCRSNITQLVIAESKTKKDAESQQLSPSKPRLSRKCFSASEGGGSSSIKSMPAMGPFGKLGGRTLGKAAGGCDEGVDKP, encoded by the exons ATGGGTCAGGGACTCAGTTGCAGAGAATCCCGTGAACATGGATTGTTCAGTGCCATCCAGAATGGTGAGCTTGAGACAGTGACGGCCATGGTTGATGAAGAACCAAGCGTTTTAGAGCTCGCCACCGTTCGTGGGCGGCTCTCGCCACTCCATGTCGCCGCCGCAAATGGCCAAATCCTG GTTCTTTCTATGCTCTTGGATCGGTGTCTCAATCCGGATGTATTGAATCTCCGGAAACAG ACCCCATTGATGTTAGCCGCAATGCACGGGAAGGTTTCCTGCGTGGAAAGGCTTATTCAAGCAGGAGCTAAT ATTTTGACGTTTGATTCACTCCATGGGAGAACCTGTTTGCATTATGCTGCTTTCTATGGCCATCCAGATTGCTTGCAAGTTATTCTTTTCAGCTGCCTGTTCAATTCTGTGGCCCATTCCTg GGGATTCACAAGGTTTGTGAACATCAGAGATAAAAATGGAGCAACCCCACTGCACTTAGCAGCCCGGCAAGGAAGGCGGGAGTGTGTACGCATTCTATTAGAAAATGGGGCTCTTGTTTGTGCCTCTACTGGAGGATATGG TTACGCAGGGAATGCACCGCTTCATTTGGCTGCTCGTAGGGGTTCTTTGGATTGCGTTCGAGAGTTACTTGCTTGGGGTGCTGATCGACTCCAAAGAGATTCATCTGG GAGAACACCTTACATGGTTGCTTTGAACCACAAGCACGGAGCATGTGCAGCATTATTGAACCCATCAGCGCCAGCGCCTCTCATCTGGCCGGCAGCTTTGAAGTTCATCACTGAGCTTAATCAAGAGGCAAAAGCATTATTAGAGAGGGCTCTAGTCGAGACAAacaaggaaagagaaaaggCTATTTTGAAGGAGACGGCTTACTCACCTCCATCGCCATTGCATTCAGAAGCAGGGGTTGGTGATGATATATCAGAG GGTAGCGAAGGTGAGTTCTGCTGCATCTGCTTCGACCAGCATTGCACAATTAAGATTCAAACTTGCGGCCACCAAATGTGTGCCAATTGCACCATAGCCCTGTGCTGTCACAAGCAGCCCGATCCATTCACACCCATTGCCAAGGCCCCGGTTTGCCCCTTCTGCCGGAGCAACATTACCCAATTAGTAATCGCCGAGTCCAAAACCAAGAAGGATGCTGAATCACAACAACTCAGCCCTTCAAAGCCAAGGTTATCGAGGAAATGCTTCAGTGCCAGCGAAGGCGGCGGCAGCAGCAGCATCAAGAGCATGCCCGCCATGGGGCCATTTGGGAAGTTGGGTGGCCGCACTTTGGGGAAAGCTGCTGGTGGATGCGATGAAGGGGTCGATAAGCCTTAA